CTGAAAATTCCAAATAGAAAGCAGCTGGCGCCCCACTTTTGCCTCTAGAAAAGTTTTAACTCTTCCCTTGGGAATTTGTTCAGAGGAAGTCGATTCGTTTTTGTCACATGTAAGAGATTGCTAACCTGCCTGGTTATATATATATTCGGCTTTCGTTGCCAAAGATAAGGGGTGAAAGGGAGGAAGGCCCGATTCACCTGGTTCTAGTTCATGTGTTGTGTTGCTGATATATAGTGTATGCATCGTGTGATTTCAGAAATGAGAATGAGAATACTATCAAGGTCTTGGATATCTGCGTCCTTCTTTGCTCTCATCGTCTTTGCGTTCTTTTTCTCGACTTCATTCGCAGGTTCGTTCATGTACTTTTTTCTTGGAAGTTGATCTTGAGCTAGTTTTCCCTTGATTCGAGCCTTGAATCCCAAAAAAATAAGATTGTTGAGTTGTCAATCTCCTGTTTTCCGAAGCCTAACAACATGACGCTTCCAGCTTGTCCGGCCTTTGCTTATGTTAAGTTTCATCAAGATACAAGAGAAGTAGTAAATCTTTCACTTGATAGATGGTCGAGGAAAGAATCTcgacaagcaactcttaattggTTCCTGTCAGGATAGTATGTGTGGTTATATATCTTTGTGCTGGAGAAAATAGCAGCTTTGATTCTCCTAGGTTCTCAGTGGTGTGATTGATTGTTTTCAGGGAGACAGCGCAGTTTCTTGACGGATCAAGATGGCATTCGTCAACACGGAGAGGTATATAGAAGAAAAACAAAACTGGCTGGCACTCAAAACCATGTACATCTCTCTGTGTGCTTGTCGCGATGTCTATGTGGgtgtcagagagagagagaggagggagagagaggaagagagagagagagatgaattCGAACTACTGACAAAACCGTTTGGAATACCTGGACTTCATATGTACCTTATTTAGACAAAATATTATTATTACTTTTTTATGTTTACCTGAAAATTAATTTGCAGAAAGCATGGAATGGACAGAAGGAAGCAGTAGCGCCTCTGGTGCATACTCGGATTCTCAACGTCAAG
This genomic interval from Panicum virgatum strain AP13 chromosome 8K, P.virgatum_v5, whole genome shotgun sequence contains the following:
- the LOC120644051 gene encoding protein CASPARIAN STRIP INTEGRITY FACTOR 1; amino-acid sequence: MHRVISEMRMRILSRSWISASFFALIVFAFFFSTSFAGRQRSFLTDQDGIRQHGEKAWNGQKEAVAPLVHTRILNVKINDYGSYDPSPSMDKPHFKLIPN